CAATCTTGTCGACGCGCGGCGAATGCAGCGGAAACACGCGCTCCACTCCTTCGCCATAGCTGATGCGGCGAACAGTGAAAGTCTCGTTAAGGCCGCGACCGCGCTTGCCAATCACCACGCCCGAGAAAATCTGAATGCGCTCCTTGTCACCTTCCACGACCTTCGTGTGAACGCGAACGGAATCGCCCACTTCAAACTTCGCATCATCCTTGCGAAACTGTTCTGATTCGATTTTTTCTTGTAATGCCTGATTCATAAAGTCACTCGTTTCATTTCTGGCCGCTGCATTCAGCTGCCCGTTAAATCCGGTCTGCGCGTCTTTGTACGTGTCGCCGCCTGCTCGGCCCGCCACTTCGCGATTTCCGCGTGATTTCCCGATAGGAGCACGTCTGGAACTCTCATGCCGCGGAACTCTGCCGGCCGCGTCCACTGCGGATACTCCAGCAACCCGTGGCTGAACGATTCGTCTTTTGAACTATCCGCATCGCCCAACGCTCCCGGGAGCAACCGCGTCACCGCATCAATCACGACCATCGCCGGCAGTGCTCCATTCGTCAGCACATAATCGCCGATCGATAACTCGTCGTCCGCGAGCTCCTCGCGAATGCGTTCATCAAATCCCTCATAATGGCCCGTAACAATCAGCAGATCGTCGAGCAGAGCCATCTCCCGTGCGATTGCCTGCGTGAACGGGCGGCCGGATGGCGACATTAAAATCACCCGCGTTTCCTGCCGCGCAATCGCTTCCACCGCTTCAAAAATCGGTTCGGGCTTTAACAGCATCCCAGGCCCGCCGCCAAACGGGCGATCGTCCACGGTCTTATGCCGGTCGTGCGTGAAATCCCGCAACTGGTGAATCGTCAGGTCCAGCAACCCGGCTTCCCGCGCACGCCTGACAATGCTTTCATCAAGCGGCCCGGCGAACATCGCCGGAAACAGAGTCAGGACATCAATTTTCACAGGGCATCCGCTCGAAGCGCGAGCGGCGAAACCTACGCCCGGTCTTCCACAATTTCCAACGTGCAGCGCACCCCGTTTTTCGCGCTTCCCGCCAGCAGTAACGAACGGATCGCATTGATCGTCATGCCCTGCCGGCCAATGATTTTGCCAACGTCTTTTGGATCCAGCCGCAGCTCATAAATCGTAGTGCCCTCCTTCTCCACCGGAGTCACCGTCACCGCGTCCGGGTTCTGCACGAGCCCCCTGACGATGTATTCGAGAAAGGCTTGCATTCCCCGGCAGGGTTAAGCTGCAGGTTTGCCAGCCTTCTTGATGAAGCTCGCGACGGTGTCGCTCGGCTGCGCGCCCTTGCTGATCCAGTAATTGGCGCGGTCCATGTTCAAAGTGAAATTGTCACCCTGCTTCAACGGGTGATAAACGCCGATTTCCTCGATGAATTTGCCATCGCGGGGACTCCGGCTGTCGGCCACGACAATGCGGAACACCGGAGTGTTCTTCGCGCCGATGCGCTTCATGCGAATTTTAACTGACATAAAATATACTGGTTTTCCGGAACAAACGGCTGCTGCCGCCAAGCCTATCAGGCATTTCCAAAAAGGAGCGAGGAGCCTAGTCCCGGCCACAAGGCATTGCAAGTCCTCATTTGATTCTCACTTCTATCAAAATTCCTTGCATCCCCGAGCCCCGCCGTTTGTTATGCACGGGTGTCGCCCCCATTGCAGTCGAACCCACAATTTTCATCGAGCGCCAACCTCGAACTGAATCTTGGCCTGGATGCTCTACCCCCACGGAAGATCCAGGAACGCTCCGCCCCAGTCGTCACCACCGAAATGCCGGGCCAGAGCCTGGCAGACCAACTCGCGCGCTTTTGCGAGTTTGGAGAGGCGACGCGCACCCTCGTGACTTCAATTGAAACGGAATCCCGAAAGCATCATGTTCCCACTTTCGTCAACGAGTTCTGGACCGCGCGCCAGCGACAGGCCAATTCATTGCATGAAATCTCCTATCGTGCCTGCTTCAAACCACAATTGCCGAGATTTTTCATCGCGCGGCTGACTCAGCCTGGCGACGCGGTCTATGATCCTTTCATGGGCCGCGGCACCACGCCTGTCGAGGCCGCATTGCTGGGGCGAATCCCCTCCGGCAATGATATCAACCCACTCTCGGTGCTGATGACTGCGCCGCGATTGCGTCCGCCCACTCTTTCCGATATCGCGAAACGGGTCAGCGAAATTGATTTGTCTGATGCGGGTGAAATGCCTGAGGAACTCCTCGTGTTCTACCATCCAGACACGCTTAGAGGGATCAGCGCTTTGCGAAAATACTTCAAACAGCAACGCGCCAGCGGAGGATTCGATTCGATCGACGCTTGGTTGGAGATGGTTTCGCTCAACCGACTGACGGGCCACTCCCCGGGATTCTTTTCCGTTTACACGCTGCCGCCTAACCAGGCCGTTTCAGTAAAATCGCAGTTGAAGATCAACGCAAAGCGGAACCAGGTTCCGCCACCGCGGGACGTGACAGCCATCCTACTGAAAAAGTCGAAACAGCTGCTGAGCGATTGCACGCCAGAAGTACGTCGGATGCTTTCGTCAGTGGCGGATTCAGCGCGTCTGCTGACTTCGCCAGCCGCCGCCACACGGGATCTCGCCTCCGAATCCATCACGCTTGTTGTCACTTCGCCCCCGTTCCTGGATATCGTTCAGTATGCCACCGACAACTGGCTGCGCTGCTGGTTTGCAGATATCGATCCCGATAATGTCTCGATTACAACCCCAAAAAAAATCGGCGTTTGGCAGGCAGCGATGACGGACGTTTTTCGGGAGTTGCAACGGGTCTTGAAGCCCGGCGGCCACGTGGCATTTGAAGTCGGCGAAGTGCACGGCGGCGCAACGCGGCTCGAGGAAGCGGTCCTGCCGTGCGGACTTGCCGCAGGACTGGAACCGTTGCTCATCATGATCAACGACCAGCAGTTTACAAAGACTGCGAACTGCTGGGGCGTGGACAATATGTCCAAGGGAACCAACACGAACCGGATCGTGGTATTTAGAAAGCGAAGCTGACGCGCGCTCACGTTGCCGGAGCACGGATCGCCTCCCCGTTTCTCCCTCGGTTGAGAGAGGGTCGCGGCTCGGATCTGAAGTTGATCTTTACCCCGAAATTCCCACGCGGCCGCCACCCAAAGTACGAATCGAATTTCGGGCGGTTGTATGCCACAAATGGCAGCCAGATGAACCGGTGCCTCGCGGCGGAGAAGTGCCAGCCGCCGTTTGGATTCCGATGGCCCCGGGGGTAACGGCCGCTGCGCTCATGATGTTTGTCCGCGATTCCGATCACGTAGAACGTGAAGTTGTGAAATGGATTTCGCATCGCCCATTTGAATTCCCTTCCGCCCTCGCCGGGTCGGTACCACGCGGGCGGAGCCGGATCATCGATATTCTTCAACCACCACACCGGATTGAATTTTTGCCACGTGCAAATGTCGTGCTCACGGCGCGGCTTGATTTCAACGGTATGCCATTGCCCGGCCATCGGGTGTGCGTTGGTGCGGGGCAAATTCGCCGCTGCGCCTGGCGTGCCTGGAGAATGTCTCACAACAGTCCCGCACCCCGTTGTAAACACAAGGATAGCGAGGAAGACAATGCTGCCGAACACGGCGATCACACAACGCGCGAAACCTTTCATGAATGACATTCCATTGCGGGTTCAGGCATGCAAGCTTGCACCTATTTGAAACAAGTCCATCGCGAAACTTCCCGAACCACTCCGGCCGGTTATCAACTGTATGCACATTGCTCTAACGGCCAAAGCATCTGCAGGAACTGCTTGTTCCCTTGAATGATTCTGTTCTTCTATGCGCATGCATTCACCGATCCGTCTGGGCGGCTGGCTTTGCTTCTTTCTGCTTCTCGTCTCAACCCTTGACGCTGCTGTTCGGCTGGAACAACTCCGATGCGAACACGCCGAGAATCCGATCGGCATCGGCATTCGC
This genomic stretch from Verrucomicrobiia bacterium harbors:
- the rplS gene encoding 50S ribosomal protein L19, which codes for MNQALQEKIESEQFRKDDAKFEVGDSVRVHTKVVEGDKERIQIFSGVVIGKRGRGLNETFTVRRISYGEGVERVFPLHSPRVDKIDVERQGSVRRAKLTYLRKRLGKGATLVKEKTAKAQPAAAKA
- the trmD gene encoding tRNA (guanosine(37)-N1)-methyltransferase TrmD produces the protein MKIDVLTLFPAMFAGPLDESIVRRAREAGLLDLTIHQLRDFTHDRHKTVDDRPFGGGPGMLLKPEPIFEAVEAIARQETRVILMSPSGRPFTQAIAREMALLDDLLIVTGHYEGFDERIREELADDELSIGDYVLTNGALPAMVVIDAVTRLLPGALGDADSSKDESFSHGLLEYPQWTRPAEFRGMRVPDVLLSGNHAEIAKWRAEQAATRTKTRRPDLTGS
- a CDS encoding KH domain-containing protein, yielding MQAFLEYIVRGLVQNPDAVTVTPVEKEGTTIYELRLDPKDVGKIIGRQGMTINAIRSLLLAGSAKNGVRCTLEIVEDRA
- the rpsP gene encoding 30S ribosomal protein S16, encoding MSVKIRMKRIGAKNTPVFRIVVADSRSPRDGKFIEEIGVYHPLKQGDNFTLNMDRANYWISKGAQPSDTVASFIKKAGKPAA
- a CDS encoding DNA methyltransferase, coding for MQSNPQFSSSANLELNLGLDALPPRKIQERSAPVVTTEMPGQSLADQLARFCEFGEATRTLVTSIETESRKHHVPTFVNEFWTARQRQANSLHEISYRACFKPQLPRFFIARLTQPGDAVYDPFMGRGTTPVEAALLGRIPSGNDINPLSVLMTAPRLRPPTLSDIAKRVSEIDLSDAGEMPEELLVFYHPDTLRGISALRKYFKQQRASGGFDSIDAWLEMVSLNRLTGHSPGFFSVYTLPPNQAVSVKSQLKINAKRNQVPPPRDVTAILLKKSKQLLSDCTPEVRRMLSSVADSARLLTSPAAATRDLASESITLVVTSPPFLDIVQYATDNWLRCWFADIDPDNVSITTPKKIGVWQAAMTDVFRELQRVLKPGGHVAFEVGEVHGGATRLEEAVLPCGLAAGLEPLLIMINDQQFTKTANCWGVDNMSKGTNTNRIVVFRKRS